One window of the Paenibacillus beijingensis genome contains the following:
- a CDS encoding LysM peptidoglycan-binding domain-containing protein has translation MKIHIVKKGDTLSLIGKKYGVTVDEILKLNPGIENPDVIDVGLKVKVPSPAPGDNVMHQHLVKQGDTLWKLSKAWGIPLGDLIKANPHINNPSVLMTGDIVNIPKVSSLSDAAELKEPNPIPPGSGILPQSVNAVPPAGNVAPIHEKPNTAPIQGKPSTAPVPNVPPVKPLTEMIQKPSTLPVPAPLPAPPAPAPVPEKKLPEAKAPETKLPEAKAPEAKMPEAKAPEAKAPEAKLPEAKVPEAKAPEMKKPEMKKPEAKIPEAKKPEMKKPEIMPEIKKMENPAPAAVLPYQPNINLFEQYGVPAADAAAMYDFPKMPENTEAVYGGYGMPNQTYPYHGMGTMPGGGYPTDAWGTGYPVMPASTWGSPMMTAETSPWSVGSYPNVPGGESLLNAAAPVAQMPKKEFIGAEGFGGPNDNAPAHIGAAGTKPAAPAPYTPYVVYPPVPGSENVMPYANTALGAENIMPYANPMLGAENIMPYANPALGAENIMPYANPALGAENIMPYANPAFGAENIMPYANPALGAENIMPYANPALGAENIMPYANPALGAENIMPYANPALGAENIMPYANPAFGAENIMPYANPMLGAENIMPYANPMLGAENIMPYANPMLGAENIMPYANPMLGAENIMPYANPMLGAENIMPYTFPGYGALGGAAQPNLPLPIYPAMTAGYGYGGWPAPLNAAAMNPHTYPYPGYSYDPYKAAEAGKGAKEDCNCIGKEARTEEAATALQSEPERKPDKKGKSHSKPAKETASLKQARKPVVRTASARPPGIRVRNSRPWINS, from the coding sequence GTGAAGATCCATATCGTGAAAAAAGGAGACACGTTGAGCTTAATCGGCAAAAAGTATGGAGTGACGGTGGATGAAATTTTGAAGCTGAATCCGGGTATTGAAAACCCGGACGTCATCGATGTCGGTTTAAAGGTAAAGGTTCCGTCTCCTGCGCCAGGGGACAATGTGATGCATCAGCATCTCGTAAAGCAGGGCGATACGCTGTGGAAGCTGTCCAAGGCTTGGGGAATTCCGCTCGGCGACCTGATTAAAGCCAATCCCCACATCAATAATCCGAGTGTTCTGATGACCGGTGATATCGTCAATATCCCGAAAGTAAGCTCGCTGTCGGATGCTGCCGAGTTGAAGGAGCCGAACCCGATTCCGCCGGGCTCGGGCATTCTTCCGCAGTCGGTAAACGCGGTGCCGCCCGCCGGAAATGTGGCCCCTATTCATGAAAAACCGAATACAGCGCCGATCCAGGGCAAGCCGTCAACGGCGCCTGTACCTAATGTGCCTCCGGTTAAGCCGTTGACCGAAATGATTCAGAAGCCGTCCACGCTGCCTGTCCCGGCGCCGCTTCCCGCTCCGCCTGCCCCCGCTCCGGTTCCGGAGAAGAAATTGCCCGAAGCGAAAGCGCCTGAAACCAAGTTGCCCGAAGCAAAAGCACCCGAAGCGAAAATGCCTGAGGCGAAAGCGCCTGAAGCGAAAGCACCTGAAGCGAAGTTGCCTGAAGCGAAAGTGCCTGAAGCTAAAGCGCCTGAAATGAAAAAGCCTGAAATGAAGAAGCCTGAGGCAAAGATACCGGAAGCGAAAAAGCCCGAAATGAAAAAGCCCGAGATCATGCCCGAAATCAAAAAAATGGAGAACCCTGCCCCGGCTGCCGTTCTTCCGTATCAGCCGAACATTAATCTGTTTGAACAGTACGGTGTTCCTGCTGCCGATGCGGCAGCCATGTACGATTTTCCGAAAATGCCGGAAAATACGGAGGCGGTTTACGGTGGCTATGGGATGCCCAATCAGACATATCCATACCATGGAATGGGAACGATGCCCGGAGGCGGATATCCAACGGATGCATGGGGAACCGGATATCCCGTCATGCCTGCAAGTACATGGGGTTCGCCGATGATGACGGCCGAGACATCCCCTTGGTCCGTCGGCTCTTACCCTAATGTGCCGGGGGGAGAATCACTGTTGAACGCCGCCGCTCCGGTTGCGCAGATGCCGAAAAAGGAATTTATCGGTGCTGAAGGCTTTGGCGGCCCTAACGATAACGCCCCGGCCCATATCGGAGCGGCAGGAACGAAGCCGGCGGCACCCGCGCCATACACACCTTATGTAGTTTATCCCCCCGTGCCTGGGTCGGAAAACGTGATGCCGTACGCCAACACCGCGCTTGGAGCGGAAAATATAATGCCGTACGCCAATCCCATGCTTGGAGCGGAAAATATAATGCCGTACGCCAATCCTGCGCTTGGAGCGGAAAATATAATGCCGTACGCCAATCCTGCGCTTGGAGCGGAAAATATAATGCCGTACGCCAATCCCGCGTTTGGGGCGGAAAATATAATGCCGTACGCCAATCCTGCGCTTGGAGCGGAAAATATAATGCCGTACGCCAATCCCGCGCTTGGAGCGGAAAATATAATGCCGTACGCCAATCCCGCGCTTGGAGCGGAAAATATAATGCCGTACGCCAATCCCGCGCTTGGAGCGGAAAATATAATGCCGTACGCCAATCCCGCGTTTGGGGCGGAAAATATAATGCCGTACGCCAATCCCATGCTTGGGGCGGAAAATATAATGCCGTACGCCAATCCCATGCTTGGAGCGGAAAATATAATGCCGTACGCCAATCCCATGCTTGGGGCGGAAAATATAATGCCGTACGCCAATCCCATGCTTGGAGCGGAAAATATAATGCCGTACGCCAATCCCATGCTTGGGGCGGAAAATATAATGCCGTATACCTTTCCGGGCTATGGCGCCTTGGGCGGCGCCGCTCAGCCAAACTTGCCGCTGCCTATTTATCCGGCTATGACGGCAGGGTACGGTTACGGCGGGTGGCCGGCTCCTTTGAATGCGGCCGCTATGAACCCGCATACGTATCCGTACCCCGGCTATTCATACGATCCATATAAGGCTGCCGAGGCGGGTAAGGGGGCGAAAGAGGACTGTAACTGCATTGGCAAGGAGGCGCGCACCGAAGAGGCTGCAACCGCGCTTCAATCCGAACCAGAGCGGAAACCGGATAAAAAAGGCAAGTCCCATTCCAAACCGGCGAAGGAAACCGCAAGCCTCAAGCAGGCCCGCAAACCGGTCGTCCGCACCGCCAGTGCCAGACCGCCCGGCATTCGGGTAAGAAACAGCAGACCTTGGATTAACAGTTAA
- the ruvA gene encoding Holliday junction branch migration protein RuvA, with the protein MIDYVRGRVVHLESDSIVIDVRDIGYQVITPNPYAFAKNEDAVTVYTHYHVREDAALLFGFQTREEQALFRKLLEVSGIGPRVAVGILGGGRPEAVVAAIHREDLSFLTRLPGIGKKTAQRMILDLKDKLAMSAASIETMWEAEAVGQTAGPDRYPVWSEAREALAALGYSAAELDRAWEGMGGACEPGESVDALMKRALQQLFKG; encoded by the coding sequence ATGATCGATTATGTACGGGGACGTGTCGTCCACTTGGAGAGCGATTCCATCGTGATAGACGTCAGAGATATCGGCTATCAAGTTATCACGCCCAATCCCTATGCGTTTGCCAAAAACGAGGATGCGGTTACCGTTTATACCCATTATCATGTCCGGGAGGACGCCGCACTGCTGTTCGGATTTCAAACGCGCGAGGAGCAGGCGTTGTTCCGGAAATTACTAGAAGTATCTGGAATCGGGCCGAGAGTAGCGGTCGGCATCTTGGGAGGCGGTCGTCCGGAAGCGGTAGTCGCGGCGATCCACCGCGAAGATTTGTCCTTTCTGACCCGGCTGCCGGGCATCGGCAAGAAGACCGCCCAGCGGATGATTTTGGATTTGAAGGATAAGCTCGCGATGAGCGCAGCCTCCATCGAGACGATGTGGGAGGCTGAAGCTGTCGGCCAGACGGCGGGGCCGGACCGTTACCCGGTATGGTCGGAAGCTCGCGAGGCATTGGCCGCGCTAGGTTATTCGGCGGCTGAGCTCGACCGCGCCTGGGAAGGAATGGGCGGTGCCTGCGAGCCCGGAGAATCGGTTGACGCATTGATGAAACGGGCGCTGCAGCAGCTTTTCAAAGGTTAA
- the thrB gene encoding homoserine kinase, whose product MAGRTIIVKVPASTANLGPGFDSLGMALSLFAWIEMAEGNGQTVIKMHGSGMDSIPADKNNLIYKVAQLVFREAGVSVPELNITMYSDIPLTRGLGSSASAIVGALVAANALIGSPLTEDKLFQMASKLEGHPDNVGASLFGGIVISAFDGRRADHVRLEPHQALDVLVAVPRFQLSTEKARHALPKQIGMADAVFNVGRSSLLVAALASGQLHLIAAAMKDRLHQPYRAALIPGMAEILDGAAHHGALGAALSGAGPTVLALCETGSPRAGELEKYLIDTFAEAGVTADTMWLKPCVTGPVIAEVTDEQAKVPFMERIKGEVRA is encoded by the coding sequence TTGGCAGGGCGTACTATCATCGTCAAAGTTCCGGCCAGCACAGCGAATCTCGGACCGGGATTTGACTCGCTCGGCATGGCGCTCTCGCTGTTCGCATGGATCGAGATGGCCGAAGGGAACGGACAAACAGTAATTAAAATGCACGGCAGCGGTATGGACAGCATTCCGGCCGACAAGAACAATTTGATTTATAAAGTGGCTCAGCTCGTATTTCGGGAGGCGGGCGTTTCCGTTCCTGAGCTGAACATTACGATGTACAGCGATATTCCGCTGACCCGGGGGCTAGGCAGCAGCGCTTCCGCCATCGTCGGCGCGCTTGTTGCCGCGAACGCATTGATCGGCAGCCCGCTGACGGAAGACAAGCTGTTCCAGATGGCTTCCAAGCTGGAGGGGCACCCCGACAATGTCGGGGCTTCGCTGTTCGGCGGCATCGTAATTTCCGCTTTTGACGGCCGCCGCGCCGATCATGTGCGCCTTGAGCCGCATCAGGCGCTCGATGTGCTGGTCGCGGTTCCCCGCTTCCAGCTTTCGACCGAGAAGGCGCGGCATGCGCTTCCAAAGCAAATCGGCATGGCCGATGCCGTCTTTAATGTGGGACGCAGCTCGCTGCTTGTTGCGGCGCTTGCGTCCGGACAGCTGCACCTTATTGCCGCCGCGATGAAGGACCGCCTTCATCAGCCTTACCGGGCGGCGCTTATTCCCGGCATGGCGGAGATATTGGATGGCGCCGCGCACCATGGCGCGCTCGGCGCGGCCCTAAGCGGGGCGGGCCCGACGGTGCTTGCGCTGTGCGAAACGGGCAGCCCAAGGGCGGGGGAGCTCGAAAAGTATTTGATCGATACGTTTGCCGAAGCCGGGGTAACGGCTGATACGATGTGGTTGAAGCCGTGCGTCACCGGCCCGGTAATCGCCGAGGTAACCGATGAACAAGCGAAAGTTCCCTTTATGGAGCGGATAAAAGGAGAAGTGCGGGCATGA
- the ruvB gene encoding Holliday junction branch migration DNA helicase RuvB, whose product MDDERMISANLMMEDQAVEFSLRPRYLSEYIGQSQVKENLKVFIEAAKLRKEALDHVLLYGPPGLGKTTLSNIIASELGVNLRTTSGPAIERPGDLAALLTNLQEGDVLFIDEIHRLHRSVEEVLYPAMEDFALDIMIGKGPSARSVRLELPPFTLIGATTRAGLLSAPLRDRFGVVSRLEYYQTDELAFIIARSAEILGIGMVGDAATEIALRARGTPRIANRLLKRVRDFAQVRGSGIITPELAEQALGLIQVDPLGLDRIDHKMLQAMIANYRGGPVGLDTIAATIGEESQTIEDVYEPYLMQIGFLQRTPRGRLVTQLAYKHLGLPLPDAE is encoded by the coding sequence ATGGACGACGAGCGGATGATATCCGCGAACCTGATGATGGAAGATCAGGCGGTGGAGTTCAGCCTGCGTCCCCGGTATTTGTCCGAGTATATCGGACAATCGCAAGTGAAGGAAAATTTGAAAGTGTTTATCGAGGCGGCAAAGCTCCGCAAAGAGGCGCTCGATCACGTGCTGCTGTACGGTCCGCCGGGCCTTGGCAAAACGACGCTGTCCAATATTATCGCCAGCGAGCTTGGCGTCAATCTGCGCACGACTTCGGGACCCGCGATTGAACGGCCAGGAGACCTCGCCGCCCTGCTGACGAATCTCCAGGAAGGGGACGTGCTGTTCATCGACGAAATCCACCGCCTGCACCGCTCCGTGGAGGAGGTGCTGTATCCGGCGATGGAGGATTTTGCGCTTGATATTATGATCGGCAAAGGTCCAAGCGCCCGTTCCGTGCGGCTTGAGCTGCCCCCGTTTACGCTTATCGGCGCGACGACACGCGCAGGGCTATTATCGGCTCCGCTTCGCGACCGGTTCGGCGTTGTCAGCAGGCTGGAATATTATCAGACGGATGAGCTCGCGTTTATTATTGCCAGATCGGCGGAAATTCTCGGCATCGGCATGGTGGGCGACGCTGCGACGGAAATCGCGCTGCGCGCACGGGGGACGCCGCGGATCGCCAACCGGCTGCTGAAGCGGGTGCGCGATTTCGCCCAAGTGAGGGGCAGCGGCATTATAACTCCCGAGCTTGCCGAGCAGGCGCTAGGTCTTATTCAGGTGGACCCGCTCGGCCTGGATAGGATCGATCACAAAATGCTGCAGGCGATGATTGCCAATTACCGCGGGGGGCCGGTCGGGCTCGACACGATTGCGGCGACAATCGGCGAGGAAAGCCAGACAATCGAGGACGTATATGAGCCTTATTTGATGCAAATCGGCTTTTTGCAGCGGACGCCGCGGGGACGGCTCGTGACGCAGCTAGCCTATAAGCATTTGGGACTTCCGCTTCCGGACGCGGAATAA
- a CDS encoding thiol-disulfide oxidoreductase DCC family protein gives MDASGCRSKNSEPADNSGRRIGVMGIRGMKRRAEDGLEQKEDVLFVLYDEHCSLCTSSVNGLKRLQSSADLRYIPLQSMSGDDAPHVPGFSGIGMEALYEKLHVADERGRLYAGADGVIRIMKTVPGLRWIGFLYGIPGMSRFGDAVYRFIAKRRYEWFGRTDTGCANGACSIPQRKPGPPESNESGSHRQSRN, from the coding sequence ATGGATGCATCCGGATGCCGCAGCAAAAACAGTGAACCGGCCGACAACTCGGGGAGGCGGATCGGCGTGATGGGAATAAGAGGAATGAAGCGACGGGCCGAAGATGGGCTGGAGCAGAAAGAAGATGTTTTATTTGTGCTTTACGACGAGCATTGTTCGCTGTGCACTTCGTCCGTGAACGGACTAAAACGGCTTCAATCGTCCGCCGATCTCCGCTATATTCCGCTGCAAAGCATGAGCGGAGATGATGCTCCGCACGTTCCGGGGTTTTCCGGAATCGGCATGGAAGCGTTGTATGAAAAGCTGCATGTCGCTGACGAAAGAGGCCGTTTGTATGCCGGAGCAGATGGTGTGATCCGAATTATGAAGACCGTTCCCGGATTGCGCTGGATCGGCTTCTTGTACGGAATCCCGGGGATGAGCCGGTTTGGGGACGCCGTATACCGGTTCATCGCAAAGCGGCGTTATGAGTGGTTTGGCCGTACCGATACCGGCTGTGCGAACGGCGCGTGCAGCATACCTCAAAGGAAGCCGGGTCCGCCCGAATCTAATGAATCGGGCTCTCATCGCCAAAGCCGAAATTGA
- a CDS encoding RNA-guided endonuclease InsQ/TnpB family protein, whose product MIRCLKTPFRTSAADLNRLFECNRISAEIWNQCLSVAKEYSLQRGGKWIGQTELQAALKQQFPLHSQSVQAVSHKYLFARDSARQLKKQGLACKYPYKKKKYYNTKWVDKSFKIKGSVIELSLGLHSGKRQQPIKITVPHLPDADIKEIELVFDRKLMISMSYDDGKEAPVNEGEQVAGVDLGEIHSIAATTTSNQSLIVTGRKVRSIHRLRNKKLAEIQKRMSKCIRGSRQWKKYNRARKYMLGKSERQLHDAIHKTTRAFVQWCADQEVKEVVVGQVEGIQRNTKKKRRKTVNQKLSNWSFGKIRKQLAYKLEAYGIGVQTIDERYTSQQCPCCGRRKKSSARIYTCCCGYNEHRDVHGSKGILSKHLYSEIRYLGKTEAIKYLRIA is encoded by the coding sequence ATGATTCGATGCCTTAAAACACCGTTTCGAACGTCGGCAGCCGACCTGAACCGGTTATTCGAGTGTAACCGGATTTCAGCTGAAATTTGGAATCAGTGTCTTTCCGTCGCGAAAGAGTATTCCTTACAGCGAGGCGGCAAATGGATTGGTCAAACAGAACTTCAAGCCGCATTGAAACAGCAGTTTCCGCTTCATTCCCAATCGGTGCAGGCGGTTTCCCATAAATATTTGTTTGCGAGAGACAGTGCCAGACAATTGAAGAAGCAAGGTTTGGCTTGCAAATACCCGTACAAGAAAAAGAAATACTACAACACGAAATGGGTCGATAAATCGTTCAAAATCAAGGGCAGTGTGATCGAACTCAGTCTGGGTTTGCATAGCGGCAAGCGTCAGCAACCGATCAAAATTACCGTTCCTCACCTGCCTGATGCCGACATCAAAGAAATTGAACTTGTATTTGACCGGAAACTGATGATCTCAATGAGCTATGACGATGGCAAGGAGGCACCCGTAAACGAAGGGGAGCAGGTGGCGGGCGTAGACTTGGGCGAGATTCATTCGATTGCGGCGACGACGACGTCAAACCAATCCCTCATCGTGACCGGAAGAAAAGTAAGGAGCATTCATCGGCTTCGTAACAAGAAGCTTGCCGAAATTCAGAAGCGGATGAGCAAGTGCATCAGAGGCAGCCGTCAATGGAAGAAGTACAACCGGGCCCGAAAGTATATGCTAGGCAAAAGCGAGCGCCAATTACACGACGCGATCCACAAAACGACACGAGCGTTTGTACAGTGGTGTGCAGATCAAGAGGTGAAGGAGGTCGTCGTCGGACAAGTGGAAGGAATCCAGCGCAACACGAAAAAGAAGCGAAGAAAAACGGTGAATCAGAAGCTGTCCAATTGGAGTTTTGGGAAAATCCGGAAGCAACTTGCTTACAAGCTTGAAGCATACGGAATCGGCGTCCAAACGATTGACGAACGTTACACAAGTCAACAATGTCCTTGTTGCGGCCGGAGGAAAAAGTCTTCGGCAAGAATTTATACGTGCTGCTGCGGTTACAACGAACATCGGGATGTTCACGGCAGCAAAGGGATTTTGTCCAAACATCTCTATAGCGAGATCCGTTACTTGGGCAAAACGGAAGCAATCAAGTATCTACGGATCGCGTAA
- the pheA gene encoding prephenate dehydratase, with protein sequence MISVALLPEGTVSDEAARYLCGNDGAVRVYRKLISDVFLSTVNGDTDYSVIPIENTIEGSVSMHLDWLIHEVDLPIQAEWIYPSIQNLIGRSSECRGDNGEIDFGRIVRVMSHPVAMAQCQEFLRANLPHADWKNVSSTAEAVRIVQENPGMGLAAIGTSIAAEHFGLDVLAPGVTDHSNNFTRFLLVGKEPFRLKESPVRKTTILVTLPEDYPGALHQVLSAFAWRRINLSRIESRPTKKQLGTYHFYIEIEMALDTVLLPAALEEIKAIGCGVRILGSYPLFAYEGRQG encoded by the coding sequence ATGATAAGCGTAGCGTTGCTGCCGGAAGGAACGGTTTCCGACGAGGCGGCCCGGTATCTTTGCGGTAACGATGGGGCCGTCAGGGTATACCGGAAGCTGATCTCGGATGTGTTTTTGTCTACCGTAAACGGGGATACGGACTACAGCGTCATCCCGATTGAAAATACGATCGAAGGATCGGTCAGTATGCATCTGGATTGGCTCATTCACGAAGTCGATTTGCCGATTCAGGCGGAATGGATCTACCCGTCGATTCAAAATCTGATCGGCCGCAGCAGCGAATGCCGGGGCGACAACGGCGAAATCGACTTCGGCCGCATTGTGCGGGTGATGAGTCACCCGGTTGCGATGGCGCAGTGCCAGGAGTTTCTGCGGGCCAATCTTCCGCATGCGGATTGGAAAAATGTGAGCAGCACCGCCGAAGCGGTCCGCATCGTGCAAGAGAATCCGGGCATGGGACTGGCGGCGATCGGCACCTCGATCGCGGCGGAGCATTTCGGGCTTGACGTGCTCGCTCCCGGTGTGACCGATCACAGTAATAACTTCACGCGGTTTTTGCTCGTGGGGAAGGAGCCGTTCAGGCTGAAGGAGTCGCCGGTCCGCAAGACGACCATTCTCGTGACGCTGCCGGAAGATTATCCGGGCGCGCTGCATCAGGTGCTGTCGGCATTCGCTTGGCGCCGCATCAACCTGTCGCGGATCGAGTCGCGGCCGACGAAGAAACAGCTCGGCACGTATCATTTTTATATTGAAATCGAGATGGCGCTCGACACCGTTCTGCTGCCGGCGGCGCTGGAAGAAATTAAAGCGATCGGCTGCGGGGTACGGATTCTCGGCTCTTATCCGCTGTTCGCGTATGAAGGTCGTCAAGGCTAG
- a CDS encoding BofC C-terminal domain-containing protein: MKFNLWKNLKRRIRRGRRPLLTLGCCLLLLGSGPLAGTASAGGSVDHAEGEPAPGLSDRLQSGQPPVNVRLRRTFLCGEELKLLGVMPVKKVVYLLSSHPQWTATLDNTGAVELTESVDDLSETCKKHAVIGLDKNGNLSLFDGPPKKEKVVRTFFQLDMRYLESALPKEEVDRLINGIRVQDKDEYDSVLSTFTEFALNSRAASAKTN; this comes from the coding sequence ATGAAATTCAACCTTTGGAAAAATTTAAAAAGACGGATCCGCCGAGGCAGGCGGCCGCTGCTGACGCTTGGGTGCTGTTTGCTGCTGCTCGGCTCGGGCCCGCTTGCGGGTACTGCATCGGCGGGCGGCAGCGTCGATCATGCTGAAGGGGAACCAGCTCCCGGCTTGTCGGACAGGCTTCAATCGGGACAGCCTCCGGTTAATGTCCGTCTACGGCGCACGTTTTTGTGCGGGGAAGAGCTGAAGCTGCTTGGCGTAATGCCGGTCAAAAAAGTCGTATATCTGCTCAGCTCGCACCCGCAGTGGACGGCAACGCTGGATAATACCGGAGCCGTCGAGCTGACGGAGAGTGTGGACGATTTATCTGAAACGTGCAAAAAACACGCGGTGATCGGTCTGGACAAAAACGGCAATCTTTCGCTTTTTGACGGGCCGCCGAAAAAAGAAAAGGTTGTGCGGACGTTTTTTCAGCTCGATATGCGTTACCTGGAAAGCGCGCTGCCTAAAGAAGAAGTGGACCGGCTTATTAACGGCATCCGGGTGCAGGATAAGGACGAATACGACAGTGTGCTGTCCACCTTCACCGAATTCGCATTGAACAGCAGAGCGGCGTCCGCAAAAACGAACTGA
- the ruvC gene encoding crossover junction endodeoxyribonuclease RuvC yields MRILGIDPGIAIAGFGFVDKVGSKLTPVQYGSIETEAGTAPEKRLLQIYEAAVALIEKYKPDAVAVEKLFFNRNVTTAFAVGQARGVIILAAAQRGLPVAEYTPLQVKQAVVGYGKAEKRQVQEMVRMFLKLSSVPKPDDVADALAVAICHAHSAVLQQKINEVSRK; encoded by the coding sequence TTGCGGATATTAGGAATAGATCCCGGCATTGCGATTGCGGGATTCGGTTTTGTAGATAAGGTCGGGAGCAAGCTTACGCCGGTGCAGTACGGGTCGATTGAGACCGAAGCGGGTACTGCGCCGGAGAAGCGGCTGCTTCAAATATATGAAGCGGCGGTTGCGCTGATAGAGAAGTACAAGCCGGACGCCGTTGCGGTGGAGAAGCTGTTTTTTAACCGCAACGTGACGACGGCTTTTGCTGTCGGGCAGGCTAGAGGCGTCATTATATTGGCTGCCGCCCAGCGCGGGCTGCCCGTAGCTGAATATACGCCGCTACAGGTTAAGCAGGCCGTTGTCGGCTACGGCAAGGCGGAGAAGCGGCAGGTGCAGGAGATGGTCCGTATGTTCCTGAAGCTGTCTTCGGTTCCGAAGCCGGACGATGTGGCCGATGCGCTCGCTGTGGCGATTTGCCATGCCCACTCCGCTGTCCTGCAGCAAAAAATTAACGAGGTGTCGCGCAAATGA